In Panulirus ornatus isolate Po-2019 chromosome 18, ASM3632096v1, whole genome shotgun sequence, the DNA window agcggtaggctggaaatcctcccctctcttttttttttttttcttttttttaattctccaaaagaaggaacagaggggggccaggtgaggatattccacaaaggcccagtcctctgttcttaacgctacctcgctaatgcgggaaatggcggatagtttaaaagaagatatatatatatatatatatatatatatatatatatatatatatatatatatatatatatatatataatatatattatagcagttttccacgtcagcgaggtacatacacataaacacgtacacatgcatatcaACACATACGCAGaagtcacatacacatgtacatattcatatttgcttgccttccaTTCTTGGCGCTCCCCTGCttgagcgaggtaacgccaggaaaactgacaaaaaaggccacattcgttcactcatcctgcagctgtcatgtgtaatgcaccgacaccactgCTCTCTATCCACACTCATGCCccttggtttacaccagacgcttacAGCCTTTCTTCACAGGTATTGTAAATAGGATTAAGCTGGTTTCGTTAGGTGCATCATATGTATTTTAGATATGCATGTCAAATTCTTTTAGATATGCATGTCAAATTCTAGGACTTTCAGAAATTAACATTTCAACAGCATTAGGAATGCAGTATCTGTCACTTAGTCGTTAGATGATTAgaatgaaaattcattttttttttttacatttaaacTGATTCTGGTAACCATAGGTGAATTTGATTTTTTCATGAGCTGCACATAAACACTTGCCAGTCTTTTGTGGCAAATATAGATTGTGTGCCTTCAAATTGATGGACTTTTAACTTGAATAACCTTAATAACCCTATTCTCGCACTCTGTAACTTCATTGAATAACCCAACACACTGCAGTGAAGGCACTCGTTTAGTTTCGACATGCTAATAACCCTATTCTCGCACTCGGTAACTTCATTGAATAACCCAACACACTGCAGTGAAGGCATTCGTTTAGTTTCGACATGCTATTGTCCAGTTTAAACATGACACGAAAATTATGAGCGAAGGATGCCTTTTCAGTGTTTTATTTATACCTCTTTCTCTTGTTTCAGACTTGTTTGCTGGTGTGCCGCGatggcgaggtagtgccaggaagaaatCCCCATCACATTCGACAGGACTTCATAATTACTCACTTCATATTTTCATCAATGCCTGGTAACACACCAGTTTGGTCCCcacccctcaccgatgttcccatggaCTACAGACCAGCCAGAGAACTGCACATCCAGGACGAATACAGACATTACCAGTACTCCACATCCAGGATAAATACAGGTATGTTAAAGCCAGAATGTAAAAATATGTATGGTAGTGCATTAACTTACGCAGGTGTGACACTTCTAGAGCATTCTTAGGTGTGTCGCGGTACACCCCTCCGAGAACATACCCTGCTACACCACATCCAGGACATGCTCGGTAATAATACAGTACATCATTACCAGGACGTACAGTTATGACGGCGACGACACTTTAAGGGATTACAGTGTTACACAACCAGGACATCATTACACCACAGCCTGGCCATGATGTTACATGGTGTTACGTAGTAACGCCACATGATGGCGttttgtggtggttgatgtcggCGAGGCTGTCTGTTAGCGTGATTTGTTGGTACTACTGTGGGCTGTCTGTTAGCGTTATTTGTTGGTACTACTGTGTTTGTTCTAAGGTGATGCCGGTGAGTTTCTCTGTGGTACTTAATGCTCGTGTTAATAATGTTGCTAACTGGCAGTTACTTGCTTCATTTTGTTGTTTGGTGTGATATATTTGCATTTGTTAGTGCTGCATTGTCGTGCTAGTTGAGGGTACTTGTACCAACCTGGTGGTGCTGCTCATGGTgatatttttttgcttttgttcgtGCTGCATAATGGTACTAGTTGAGGGTACTTGGACCTACCTGGTGGTGCTGTCTCATGTTTAAGAATCGTGTTATATGAAATTGATGATGCCTCCTAGATTCACCTCTGCTGCATCATAACGATGCTCTCTGGTCGAGTAGTCCTGATTGTGTCAGTTGGTTTGAGGGTTATTCTTCGAGCCTTGTTCAATATTTATGCATTGAGCCTGTTTGTTGGCGGTTCATGTGTCGAGCTGGTTAGTTAGACCTTTATGCTTCAAATTTTGTGGTGTCACTTGATTACTTCATGGTTCATGCGTCGAACCTCTTTTTAAAGGTTCCTGCGTCGATCCTGTTGGTTGAGGTTCCTGCATCAAGCCAGTTGGTTGGAGGTTCATTTATTAAGCCATATGGTTGGAGGTTCATGCATCGTCAGATGGTTGGAGGTACATTCATCAAgcttgatggtgttggaggttcATGCATCACGCTTGATGGTTGCAGGTTCATGCATAAAGACTGGTGGTTGCAGGTTTATGCATCGAGCCTGATGGTTGGATGTTCATGTGTCAAGCATGTCGCTAACCACCAAAAAGGGGCAAGAAAATATAGGACAGTCTTGGTTACCGATATGCTGACAAGTGATCATAATGCTTTTGTTCTGTTGACAACTCTCATCAGTGGAACGGACTGTTTATAGGTTTAAGATAGTTTCCCTGGTGTCGGGTGgtggtcatattttttttatttgtccatCAGTGCTCTTATCCCCAAAGAAAACACCTAAACTGCCCCATTATTGTGCTTCATATGTTTCTTAAACTATGTATTTGACTCTCATAACCAAAACCAAAGTTCTGACTAAAATCCAAGACACTTTTTCGATAGAAATACTTATGGTTGCGCATTTTTGCCTGCCATTCTTAATTTGTCAGATCACGTTTAATTAATCAATTATTTTTTAAAGGTGCACAAGTGTAGACAAGTATTTAGCTATTTACTAGATATATTTTTGTCATCTGAATGTGTACATCATATTGAGAAGATGAGAGTGTACAGTTTTACTTAAGTGGCAGTGATGTATATAAAGACATTTTTAGTGATTGTTGCTCCAGTAGAACACTCCTTTCCAGTGGGTTTGTCTGTCAGCTGGAAGCGTTGTCtggttttctccacctctgatgTAGGTAGTTCCCTGTCGTCTTATCCTTAGGCTGGATGTTTGTTATATTTGATTATTCATCTTCGGTTTCTTCTGATTCAACTGGACACTCCCATTTCAGTGTGTTAGTAGAGTCCGGTATATTCGTTTAGTGCCTACACCATCGTTATATCATTTCTCCGTCACCTTGGTAACATGATTACTTGGTCATTTCTGTATTCTTAGTGATATCACTACTTGTATTTTTGAGCATCGCCTTGAGGGGTTTCGTCTCTGCTGCCCGTGATCTTTGTTGTCATGGTCCATGTCCCTGGCCCTTATTGAGGAACAGTTAACTGTGACCTGATGTGTTCTGTTAGCATtgagaggaatatgaggaacaatgaggatcagatacagggcTCGTGAGTTTTTAGTTGGAAATCTTTAGTCCGTCTGAAGCAAAGTTCACAGCGAGATCTTGGGTGGACCTGAAACAAAGTTCGCTGCGAGATTCTCTGTTAAACCAGAATTTTTATAACGGGATGTTGGATGAACCTGAAGCAATATTACCTGGCGGTTATGTAGTGAACCCGAAGTAAGATTTGCATCAGAGTTAACGGCTCGGCACGAAGTCATCCGTCGTTGTTGGAATGATGACGGTGCGAACCCAGCAATGTCGGGCCAGGTTTTACGGTGGACGTAGGAAAAAGTCAGGATTTGCTGCTATTAGGagtatattgtaaaaaaaaaaaaatttattgcaTGAGACGCAATCGTACGTATGGATGTGCCAATAATGAACTATACAGATATGCATTCATCATGTAAGACCTATTGGTTCGCCCTCCATATCGTAGTACCATACTAGCAGTCAACAAGCGGCAGTCTGGCTCGTTCAGGCGTCATCCATGATGTACTGGTGGAAGATTCTTACTCCAAACATAATTTCCAGAGTCCTGTATAACACTTTTATTAATTGTGCTCTTTGGTCTTTCTCGTTATATGAATGTTTTTCCATATTACCGTGTAATTGTATCCTGACGGATAACGGGTAGGTGGAGCAGTCGTCGTCGTCCAGCAAATGTAAACGAAGCATTCTGCACGATGATTGGTGGTGCAGCTTGGTGTGTCTTTCCCATAAGGCCACAGCTGCCCCCGGTGGCCCAGTTGGGAGTTTGTGGAAACTCTCACTATAGGGTTAACGTCAGCTGAACTGTCCGGTCGTGGTGTGTGTTACTGTACGTATTTGTCGGAAAGTATATTCGAACTGCGCTGATGTGGGGAGACCTGGTGTAGTGGAAGCGTGCAAAGAACATGCACTGACAACAGGCTTAGCGAAGGAAATCTTTTGTGGTATTGCATCCCTCATTAGCAGGACTTGTTTGTTGCAGGATGTAACAGTTCAGTGGTTTACTGATGTGTGAAAAGATTGGGCTCGATATCTACGTAAATGTTAGGAAATGTATAATGGAAATATTTAGAACCATTGTTAATCTTATATTTTGAGGAATATTGCTGTAAATATCGATGCTCGTTCATAGTCACACGGAGTTTGATGAACAATATTGCAAATTAAGAAAATGTTTACCTTGTATAAGATTAGATTTTATCCTTGTTTTGCCTTGCACCACcacttccaaaatatattttgtatGTTGTGGTTTAATATAAGAATAGTTTGATATTTAATTTCATTAAGCAAGCCATCATTAACGTCATTGTTATTTGTACGCTTTTGTATGCTTTTCTTAACCATACAAATAACTTTTCAAGAGATTGTATATTCATGAAtaatttttccccattttcagGTATGTTTGTATACAATATTTTCCCGTCAGGATAGTCTTCGTAATACTCAACGTTTGTGTTGATTGATCGTCCTAGTTTCGCCCACGGTCAAGGTAAGATCCTTTGATGTGTTTtaggattttttttgggggggggggggggatttagctcatgcaatttttttttttttttattgatttcacTCGTTCTGTAGCTGGTTGGCTAGTCATTTGCGTAATTTCGCTGTAATCATGCTGTGCATAGTTGATTGCAAACTTTACTTCTGATATATTTATGTAATGGCCAAAGAGAAATAATGCAGTAGCATGAATGCAGTTTATTCGTGGTTCACAGTAAATGCAGCACATCGAGGATACACAGTGCTGTGCCCACCATTTATCTACCATTTTCAAACCAAAATACAAAGGGTAGACTATATTCTGATATTTCTTAGTTTGTGGTTTAGGCGTAATGATGACCCCATTTACGTAGTGGATATTGTCCGCTCCATTGATGTTAGAACACTTGgaagccatttttgctttgaaaatggcGAAAAGTAGGAAGATGTAGCAAGCGGTTTAACATTCTGAACACAGGGTTCATGTTCAATTGCACAATCCTGCTTTTTGCTCAATTACCTCCTGCGGTGCCATAAGGCACAGTGACTGGCTGAGGCTACTTGAGGGAAACGACACAGGTCTACTTGATCAGTTTCCTTAAAGCGCAGGACATTAGATATTACGTCCGTCGCGAAATTTTTTTAATAATTGAGATCTGTATTTTGAAATTGTATGTAGGAACCTCGTGTATGCTATGTAAAGTTATTTTTAGGTGAGTATTGTCATAACCCGGTGCACTTCACTTTAAGCAAAGACTGAAAACAAAACCGACTGAGATAtaccagatacttccatatgcgcATTGTTCCTGAATACTTCGATATTTGAGCGAAAAATGGCCTGCCCCACCATATGCATTATGTAAGTGTACATGTTTTTATCTGCTACGGTTCATGCCATGAGATGATTAGCTTCATGTTTTTTCAATAAAATAAACTATTTCGTTCGCATTCCAGTATATTTTTATCTGAATTTGGGTGCGAGTTTCAAACTTGTCCATAATTTGATAGATCTTTCCACTACACTGACGACAATTTATCAGACGTTTTCTATACAATGGGGAAGAAATGCAATGTATTGGGTGTCAGGAAGACTGTCCTGGTGTTATCCACAGGCTCTTTGTTCAACCACATACCTACCGGTAGATGTTTTGAATATTTTAAACGGTACATCGCTTGATAATTTAACGTTTACTAATGTTTTATTTGTATACTTTTCATAATGTATAGTACAATACCCAACTATATATGAaagtacatacagtactgtaatgAAATGCCTCCAAGTAAGAGCACTTAATGCTTGAAACTTGAATGCATATAAAATTTATATGTAAGGAAACATGTTTTATGCGTTACGAAATCCATTATTTGTTCAGACGTGCAAGAACTATGAAAGTTGTAAGTAAAATTTTTTATCGTACAAGTAGCATAAACACACGTGCAAACCATGAAAGAAATCTCAAACGTAGCAAAGCACAGGGAAAGATGCTTGCATAAAAAAACTTGTACATTTACTGGGATTGCAAAACGATCACTTTGTAGGAAAGCACATACATTTGACAAATTATTGGTACATTTACTGGGATTGCAAAACTATCACTATGTAGGAAAGCACATACATTTGACAAATCATTTTTCGTCAAAATCTATCATGATCCTCATGATGGTCAGTACCACTAGTGTCAGAGATAAACAGGAAAATACTGTAAACGTGCAGTACTGACATAGATTGACTAATGTACTGTTTACCAAAACATATAAAAACGTTCCAAGAAAGGATATTTGGAGAAAAGTTGAAACAAAAACTGTTGAATTTTTCTAAGTTTTGGTCTAGGCAAGCAGCATGACAGTCTGGAATTATTGTATTTCCTTTTGAAACCGTGATGGCTGCAAACTCTGAATTAACTATGCTAGTCTTCTGATTTTTATTTTATGGTTGCTGGTTTTCGGTGCATCTTTCCTTCCCTTACAGCTGATATACATGAATATTGATATTGTATTTGTTCATACGTATGTTACATACGTATTGTAATTCTTAAGTGGTAGTTATTTGTAAGAATGATAGTCTATCGGTTTCAGACGCAAGCTCAAAAAATTTTAAATGATCCCTCGTCGGCATTCCATCGGTAGGATCCACTGCCTGTAGTACTACACCAGCAGATTCATACCCTACGCTTTATTTATAAATATCTAATTACGTTATAAAAATACTCTTTTCCTCATTGTCCTTGGGCAATTTTAAAAGAATGAGGTTTGTAGTTTTCCTCTTGCATATGACGCATGGATAACATGGGAAGCCCATCGTCAAGTTCTTATAAACAATGATTTGAATCTCGCGCATATCTGCTGTCAGACAAACGTAGACAGCCATATAGggtttccgaaaaaaaaaaaaatacgttggtATGTTCGTTGGTAAGTCGCTCGTCAAGGCAGCCACTTGACTGTCTTTCATTTATAGTTAGTTGTATAAGTACGGAAATGACGTGAAACAATCTTATAAAAGAATTTTAAGTTCCGCTCAAAGTGGGTGGCTTGGGTGGTTGGTATTTACAAGAGGGAAATGGTATGAATATATAAACGCAGAAATGCGACACCGTCCTACCCTAACGTTACGAAGCCTAACGTTCAACCAAAACATAACTTTATTACCACGCATAACCAAACCTTGTCTCGCATAAAGATTGAGTAAATCCAACCCTAGCTTTACCAAAGTTAGTTTAACAATAACATATCCATAATGAAGGAAACCCCCAAGAAATTATCCTTATGAAGGATAAAATTGATACAATCGGTAACTCATCCTGAAGAGATGTCTGATTAAAAATGCCGGGCATATCATAGACGGGACATCCGCCTGAAAGTTTATTGTACATTTTAGAAGGCACTTGTCATTTGTacagtattttttctttataatttaccttagatttttttttgtagcgTCTATATCCAACCAGATGTACTACTAGCTTTTATTTTAGTTACCGTGTTTACATTAATTCTTGCTCTGTCTTTGAAGttaaattctttttttgtgtAGAATGCAAGATTGAGGATCTCTTCTCTTAAAGTAACGGCAGAGGACCATACTTTCAAAGATTTTGCATGAATATCTTGATAGGTGTAGATATGAAAGCTAGTTGGTTGGTTATTAGGACAATACTTGTCCAGTTAGCGAGTAAAACATCTGCCACAGAGCTCGCGGTGTTATTATAGTGCAAGAAGAGGATTGGCGGATGCGTTACATAGGTGTTGTGTAATGTAGCAGGGGATACCATCCTTCCCTAGTCAGGGCTGTGGCAAGTTCAACTTCACTTATTTGGGTAACGCAACCGTAATGTTTTTTGTTCTTCGCACAGTGAATTGGTGTATGCCTATGCTTAAGTCCTTGGCATGATGCTTGCCTTTATAAAAGTTAGATTTGCAAAGCAGGACTTAAACAGAGCGTGATAGCGTGTTCAAAACGACATAGGACGTTTCTCGTAATATTAATCTCCAGGCTCTTCCAAAAGGCGTTTGTGTATTCAGTCCCTTAATATATCGAAGATTACCAGAGTTCGGTCATATGCTGCCGGGCAGCTGCTACAGTAAATGAACATTTCCTTTGTGTAAGTGTGTTATTCTCTTGCAATTTTCCTTAACGTATTTTTTCTTCGACGATTAGTTTTATCGTGTGACTCACTTTGGTCAGTCGTTATCGAACTCTTGAGACTCCCTTGTGGCTTTCTCGAAATAATATCCCTCGCCTTCATATTTTATTCTGATGAATTATACGCTTTGTATTATTAATGTGAAGGATCGGCTGATTGGTAATTGATGTAACCTTGTATATCTTGAACATGGTTGAAAACTAGACGGAAATAATGTCTTCATAACGCGTAGTATGTGTACATTTTTGATTTAGCAACACTCGATCTTACAGGAGCCAAAGCCAAATTGAAGATGATATAAAACCATGAAGCGTTTATGTATCATACTCTCAAAAAAACAAACGAATCAAAAATAGACACTGCTCATATTTGCCATACTGGAATTAAGGAATTGAATCTTATGCATTCGGTGAGATGGATGCTGCTGCCATTCCATCAGAACTTGTATTCGGGGATAAGAGAACTACGCTAAGTCGTTTTTTAAAAATCGGTAGATTGCTATGTATGGCTTTTCGTACAATGACTTTAAAACTCAGCTTTGCAAGAGCTAAATATAAGTCTTCTAACGAATTGCTCCCTTGCCAAGTTTTGGGTTAATAGGGAGCCATTTAATCCAGAGATCTTTCAAACGCATGGATTGCTATCCTTTGCACTGTCTCCCTTGAAATCGGTGGCTGCAGCTTGCAAAGGATCCGGTAACTATCCCACAGTGTTATGTTTAATGGATGCCACGCCAATTTCCAATCAGAATTAAAGATGACATCTGGTAAATAGCTCGTAAGTTCCTTAGCAGTGGAATCCAGATGagatacatttttcatttttgccCAACGCTTACTGATCATGACCTTTCCTCTCGCCTAGGAGCTCGAGATTGAAACTATTAAGCTCCGGCCGTTTCCAAAGCAAGTTTTCTCCTTGAAACCTCTGTCTGGTTACGTCGTAATGCACAATGGTTTGCGTGTGTACCTTGAAACTATCAATTGAGGTTGTTGCCTGTGTTCACAAGCTACGTTAGTAAGAACGAAAACTTTTCGTCTGTAAAGGCGCGTCGTACGGTCCTTGTTCCTGGCTTTATAATAAAAGATTGCTCCATTGCGTTCATAGAGCTGACTTGGCACGTTCTTTTCCTGTGCCAGCGGACTTTCATGTGAAAACGGGTGAGCATCATGATCGGCTCCACATCTGTGCAAAGCTGCGTAGGGCTTTGAATATAAAGACCACaagattcactttttttttttttcctaattcggTGAATGTTTTGAAGGGTCTTTTACAGCAAGTGCTCATCTGTGGATGCAAGTCCAAGTTATGGCTCCATTCATTTATTTGACCAGTTTTATGAATCCAGAGCGAAACCCAACACAGGGATGCCTGTGGCAAATGTCTCTAGGGCCTGAAAAATATTAGGTGGAAAAAGGGGCAATATGTGCGCAAAGTCCCATGCGGCCGGGGTCCAGGGCCCGCCTTAGGGCCCTGGAAGCTATGGTGTTTTAGATACTCTCTGGTGCATTCTCAGCCTAAATTTGAACCATTTACAATGTTTTTAAAACCTTTCATTtgacaaaaatatttcatatttttgacCTATTATTAAAAACTTCAACTCTCCTAGTGTTTTTTCTTGGTCTGTTGTACATATTGTTTGTGCTGCTGGAATACTTTGGCCTTTAGTTTGCTGGCTGCATTGTGGACACTTGATGTTGCCTTCCTTGTGTGggtgattttcttctttttccatggAGGCTGGTGTTGGCTGGTTGATGAACTAGTGCTGGAAGGTTCTGTttgctttctcttgtctttcacacgcTGTTCTCGTATGTCACTGACTGGTCACATGAAGTAAAGTTACCTTCTCTGTGATACCTTTGGATTGAAGACTCATTTGTAGCAAGATCAAACTTTACAGTTTGAATAGCATTGAATGTGTCAATGTTCAGTCTATTAGTAGTTTTATTAATTACATTGTTCATTATACTGAAGGGACTGTTCTATTCTTGGGCCGGTGAAGATGCTCAGTGCTGGTGCAATGACATGTCTGTGCTGGATACTTCTTCAGTGTAACTGCCCACCACCTATCAATTCTGCCTTCTGCTGGAGACAGAGATTTGTCCAGCTGAATACTTGATGCCTGCAGATTGTACTGATCTCTCTCTGAGGGAGATATTGTTTTCATTTCCTTTGCCAGGTGACTGAGTGTCCTTGTGCTTTGGGGTCAATAGCTGACAACAACTTGAGCAGCTTGTTTTTGAGAGGTAGCTTTCCTTGCAGATAGATACCAGCATTCTTATAAGCATTCCTAACTTCGCTGAGGAATGACTTGATGTCTTCAGGCTTCatttgaacgtgtgtgtgttcacatcttGTTCCTAAAAACATCCTTGCGCACTTCAGAAGATTTGCATCACTGATGACTAAGTCAGCTAGCTGTCTGGCGGTCAAATCAGACAATGTCTCGTGTTTCAGGAAGCATGCTAAGAAACTTGTATAAAGCTGAGTTCATCATGGGCTTTATGAACCATAGGTTCCTTTTGCTCAAATGTGAGCACAAAGCTCTTGAACATAGGCAAGATACTGCAGTACAGGTACATACATGCATGGGCAAGTTGACGCTGGTAAGAGGCGTTGAACAATCCGTTTCTTCCTCGAAAGTCCTTGAGGTGTTAGTTGCTTGGATTTGAGTTTGACGAAAATTCTGTCAAGCTGCTGCTTGTTCACTAGAAACTTTGCAGGATCAGCTTTCCTGATGTCATTAATTGTGTATTCACATGCAGAGATATTGCTAACATCCATCTATGCAAAGTAGAAGACGGTGAAGGCATCTAACATTTCACTGTTTCTGCACGTTACATCGTAAGATGATAGCCATCGATGTGCAATCCTATCCGTTGGAATTTTACAAGATATACCCATCAATTCACATATGTCATTCAAATGTTCTTGTAAATCAGGACTGTCATGAGGTCATCTGATAACCTTTCAGCATGCATGTTTTCAGAACTTCTTGACAAGCGTTGCGGATGTGATGGCACAAGTCCCCGTCTATGTCTAGCATATTTGGTGCTACTTCACGC includes these proteins:
- the LOC139755009 gene encoding uncharacterized protein, coding for MAYICYKMTCLLVCRDGEVVPGRNPHHIRQDFIITHFIFSSMPGNTPVWSPPLTDVPMDYRPARELHIQDEYRHYQYSTSRINTGKGRRPAPDGSEKPSRVLRST